Part of the Paenibacillus guangzhouensis genome is shown below.
TGGGCCGCGTGCGACATTCACGAACACAGCGGTCTGCTTCATCAGACCGAATTCACGCGCGCCGATCATCCCCCTCGTCTCCGGCGTCAGCGGCAGCATGAGCAGCACATAATCCGACGTCGCGAGCAGCTCGTCCAATCCCACATATGTGACGCCTAACTTCTCTTCAACATCGGGCTTCCGATTACGATTGTAATACTGCACATTCATCTCAAATCCAAACCTGGCACGTCTCGCAATCGCTTCGCCAATTCGCCCCATCCCTATAATACCTAAGGTAGCATGGTGTATATCCAGCCCATACAGCTCCTCTTCTTGCCCCTTCTTCCATCGGCCTTCCCTGACCCATGCATGCAATTCCGTAACGCGCCGTCCAGCAGCCAGAATTAAGGCGAATGCTAAGTCAGCGACGGTCTCATCCAGCACGTGTGGCGTATGTGTCGCAAGGATGCCACGTGCGATAATAGGCTCTAGTCGCAAGTTATTATAGCCTACAGCATTATTTGAGATCACTCTTAAACGCGGGGCCGCTGCGATGACTTCCGATGTTACGGGCGTTCCGCTCAAGAGCACGCCTTCCGCATCCCCAATTTCTTCGATTAGCTGTTCTTTGGTGATCGCTTCATTTCCGTTCCAATAACGAACTTCACAATGCGCTTCGAGATATTCCGCTACTTCGCCTGGAACCTTTTTAGCAACATAGATACTCGGTTTCATATTCTGCCCCTCCATCGTCTGGTTATCTGTTACCATCATAATCCATCCCTAGGCAAAAAAACAGCCTGAACCACATGAACCATGTGACTCAGACTGCCTCTTAATTCCCTCGTGCACCTCGAAATTTCTGTGCGTAGGCTCTTGCATCCTCTGCGGTACGGACGCGGTTACGCATCCATTCGAGCAGAATGCGATCGATATAGCGGAAGTGAACTTTACCAGCGAACACCGCTTCCTTCAGTGCCAACAAGATGAGTTCCTCCGGGTACTGATCTTGATCCAGCCACCCTGAGATCGTCTCACATTCCATTGGCGATAACGGGCGGCCGAATTCACGTTCGAAAATGATGAAAAGGTTGCTCTCTTCACTCTCGCCAGCTGCAAAGGCTGTACCACTACCCTGGGATCTGCCATTTCGCTGTTCTTGCTTCCGCTCTTCTTTCACATCTTCGGATAAGAGCTGCCCCAGCTTCTCGTAAATACCCGAAAGATTATAACGTTCATATTGAATCCCGGTCTGGGGATCGACTTCTTCATCAATCGATAAATATTGATCGCGCATGAGCTTCTGTATGGCTTTGATGACTGTATCCGGTGAAGCGCCCATGCGATCCTGCAATTCTTCAATCGTCGGGAAGGCATTCTGCTCCATTTGCTGGAACCCGGTTAATTGAAGAATCAGCATCATGTCCGTATCACTGAGCTTCATGCGGCGATAATATCGAAGAAGTGCATAGGGAAAGTGAATACTGCCCACTTCCATCCCAAGCGAGATCCCCTTGGCAAATGCCCGCCATGCTTCACTGCTCAAGTCAGCTCACCTCCATCCCCTCATCATAGCATCGATTGAGGTTTATGGATACAAACGATAGAGCATCCGTGGGAACGGAATTGTCTCCCGTACATGATCAAGTCCGCAAATCCATGCAACGGTACGCTCAAGTCCAAGACCGAAGCCGGAATGAGGCACCGTACCATATTTGCGTAGATCTAGGTACCATTGATACGCTTCCGTGGACAGCTCATGCTCCGTGAACCGCTCTTCGAGCAGTGCCGGGTCGTCGATCCGCTGGGAACCACCAATGATCTCGCCATAACCTTCTGGCGCAATCATATCCGCACAGAGGACCACATCAGGATTGCTTGGATCTGGTTTCATATAGAATGCTTTGATCTTCGTCGGGTAATGCGTGATGAATACCGGTGTCTCGTATTTCTCCGCAATCGCTGTCTCATGCGGCGCACCGAAATCCTCACCCCAAGGAATATCATGGCCAGTCTCGTTCAAGAATTTGATCGCGTCATCATACGTAATGCGCGGGAACGGTCCAACGATCTTCTCCAATTTGGAAATATCGCGGCCAATCGTCTCAAGCTCGCTGCGGCAATTATCCAATACGGATTTCACGACATAAGCGATGAAAGACTCCTGCACACGCAAGTTCTCTTCATGATCGACGAACGCCATCTCGGGCTCGATCATCCAGAACTCGATCAAGTGACGGCGTGTCTTCGATTTCTCCGCACGGAACGTCGGTCCGAAGGAATAGACTTTACCAAGCGCCATCGCTGCAGCTTCCATATAGAGCTGACCGCTCTGTGTCAGGTATGCATCTTCGTCGAAGTACTTCGTATGGAACAAGTTCGTTGTCCCTTCACAAGATGAAGGTGTAAGAATCGGTGGATCGACGAGCGTAAATCCGTTATTATCGAAGAAATCTTGGATCGCTTTAATAATTTGCGAACGAATCACCAGAATTGCACGCTGTTTCGGCGCACGCAGCCAGAGATGGCGGTGATCCATAAGAAAATCGATGCCATGCTCTTTTGGCGTAATCGGGTAGTTCTCCGTAATGTGAATCACTTCGATGCCCGTAACCGTCATCTCATAGCCCGATTGGCTGCGCGGCTCTTCGCGAATCTCACCTGTAACGTAGAGAGAGCTTTCTTGCGTTAAGCTTTTCGCCGCATCCCATACCTCTTCAGGCACTTCACTGCGAACGACAACGCCTTGGATATACCCCGTACCGTCGCGCAATTGCAGGAATTGAATTTTACCGCTTGAACGCTTATTGTGCACCCAGCAGCCGATTCTTACAGGCTGTCCGACGTGCTGACTTACTTGACGAATGACAGTTTGTGCAGCCATCCTAATTCTCCCCTTTAACAACAATTGATATTGCTTATTTCGATTCTACCACCAAGCGATGCGTATCGCGAGCGATCATTAATTCTTCGTTCGTCGGTACAACAAGCACTTTCACTCTGGAGTTCGTCGTTGAGATGAAGCGCGGCTCTTTGGAACGTACGAGATTCGCTTCTTTGTCTAGTTCAATGCCGAGGAATGTCAATTGCTCGAGCAGACGCTCACGCAGCACAGAAGCATTCTCACCGACACCTGCTGTAAATACAAGTACGTCCACACCGTTCATAGCTGCCGCATAAGCACCAATGTACTTACGAATCCGGTATTCGTACATTTCGAAGGCGAGTGTCGAATTCGGCTCATTTTTTTGCATGCCATCGATAATTTCACGCATGTCACTGCTCACACCAGAGATTGCAAGCAAGCCGCTGTGTTTGTTTAACATCGAGTTGACTTCATTTACCGTTAAATCTTCTTTGTTCATGACAAATGGAACCACTGCTGGATCAAGATCTCCGCTGCGTGTTCCCATCATTAATCCTTCAAGCGGCGTCATACCCATCGACGTATCAACGGAGATACCGCCTTGAACAGCTGTTAAGCTACCGCCATTTCCGATATGGCAAGTAATGATCTTCAGATCTTTAATGTCGCGTCCTAAAAATTCCGCTGCTTTGGCGCTTACGTAATCATGGGAAGTCCCATGGAATCCATAACGACGAACTTTGTGCTTCTTATACAATACGCGCGGAATGGCATACAAATACGCTTTCTCTGGCATCGTCTGATGGAAAGCTGTATCGAATACGACCACTTGCGGTACGTTAGGCATATTCTTCTCTACCGCCACAATACCGGACATATGCGCTGGATTATGAAGCGGCGCAAGATCGAACAATCGGCGAATTTCCGACTTGGCTTCTGGTGTAACGATCGAAGACTGGCTGAAAGACTCTCCCCCGTGCACGACACGGTGTCCGACAGCATCGATCTCATCAACCGACTTGATCACGCCGACTTGCGGATCAACCAATTTGTCGATTACTTTACGAATGGCAGTCGTATGTTCCAAGATTTCGCTTACTTCGCTAATTTCTTGACCGCCTGTCGGCTCATGGTTCAAGATCGAAGAATCCATCCCGATCCGTTCTACAAGGCCTTTCGCAAGTACAGATTCATCTGTCATGTCGTACAATTGATATTTGACTGAAGAGCTTCCCGCGTTAATAACTAAAATTTTCATACTCGATCCCCATCCTTATCGTACTTGAAAAATCCTTCGCCCGACTTCACGCCCAAATGTCCTGCGCGAACCATCTTCTTCAGCTGTACCGATGGACGGTATTTCAAATCGCCGAACTCACGGAACATACGCTCCATCGCTGCCAATACCGAATCCAGACCAAAACGATCGGCCATCTCGAGCGGACCATGTTGGAACGCATAACCAATACGCATTGCGTCATCGATATCTTCTGCTGTTGCAACACCTTCTTGCAAGACATGCAAAGCTTCATTAATTAAGGTAAGGATAATACGCGATGTCACGAACCCTGGAGATTCGTAGACCATGATGCCTTTTTTGGATACAACTTCTTCAACGAAGTGCTTCGTCTGGACGAATGTATCATCCGACGTCTTCAGACCGCGAATGATCTCCACCAAATTTACTTTCGCTACAGGATAGATGAAGTGCATACCAATAACGCGCGACGGATATTTCGTCGAGCTTGCAAGCTCAGTAAGACTGAGTGTAGACGTGTTACTCGCCAAAATAATATGACCTGGACATACCGCATCCAGTTCCGCGAATACTTGCTTCTTCATTTCCAAATCTTCGGAAATCGTCTCGATCACCATGTCGCATGTTCCAAGCTCTGCAAAATGCGATACTTTGTGGATGCGGGAGAGAATTAATTTCTTCTCCGACATCGTAATGCCCCACTTCTCAAGCTGTTTATCCAGACTTAATTCAATCATGCTGTATGCATAATCTAATTTCTCAGACGATTGCTCCACTAATAATACATCAAGTCCGCGAACCGCCAACATTTCAGCGATTCCTTGACCCATGGTTCCCCCGCCAATGACGCCAATTTTCTTAAATTGCATGGTTCAAACCATCCTTTCCGACAACTCTATATATATCATCTCTCAGAACTCCGCCATCTATTTTAACATGTCGAAAAAAATTAGACAAAAAACCAGCGCACATTTTACGCTGGTAATTGTGTATTGTCACAAAATATTCTTCTAAATTGGTCGCCAGAGACTACTTCTTCCGAAATAAGGAATTCCAAACTCGTCTCAAATACCATTTTATGGGATAATAATTCATTTCGCGTCCGTTCGAACAATTCGTTCATAATTCTTTCGTTTTCCTTCATGCGTTCTTCTTGGGTCACAATCTGGACATTGGTAATGCCCAAATTTGTCAATCCGGCATTCATCATCGTCTCCACAATTTGCAGCGACTGCTCAAAATCATTCGACGATCCTGTACTTCTGCCACCGTAGAAAATCTCTTCTGCTGCAGCTCCGCCTAACGCGATCATAATCTGGCTTTCGAGAAACTCTTTGGTGTGCAGATATTGATCCTTCAGCGGGTTATGACGCACATACCCAAGCGCTTGTCCACGCGGACTGACGGTAACTTGCGCGACACTGCCGGGTCTTACAATCTCAGCCATAATCGCATGACCTAATTCATGAATCGCGACACGACGACGTTCTTCATTGGTCGCTTCCCGATCCGTCTTCTCCCCGAGCATGACTTTATCAATTGCCATCGTCAAATGTCGCTGCTCGATCTGTTCGAGCTTCTCTCGCATGGCATAGATCGCTGCTTCATTCATCACACTCTCAAGCTGCGCGCCAGAGAATCCGAAGGACTGAACGGCAATGGTATCCAACTGCACCGAATTATCCATTGGTTTATTTTCCGCATGGATGTTCAGAATGTGTAATCGACCCTTCTTATCCGGCAAATCGACGCGAATGTGGCGATCAAATCGACCCGGACGAAGCAATGCGCTATCGAGCATTTCCTTGCGATTCGTCGCGGCAATCACTAAAATTCGCGGTGTACCGTTCGAATAGATCCCGTCCATTTCGGTTAACAGCTGATTCAGCGTTTGATCATATTCCTTCTGCTGGCCGCCTTCGCGTTTCCCACCGATGACATCGATCTCATCGATGAATATGATCGCATTTTCTTTCTTCTCTTTGACTGCTTGATCTCTTGCTTTCTTGAACAAATCACGAATTCGGCCTGCGCCGACACCTACGTACATCTCAACAAATTCACTACCTGAAGCCGCAACATAAACGGCGTTGGAATAATGCGCTGCGGCTTTGGCCATGAGCGTTTTCCCGGTTCCAGGCGGCCCCGTTAGCAAGATCCCTTTGAGCGGTCTAATCCCAAACTTCTGGATTTCCTCATGTTTGATCAGAAAATCAAGCGCTTCAATCAGTTCCTGCTTCGCACGATCCTGACCACCAATCTGTTCGAACGTCAAATAACTTGGCTTCGATGACCCGCCGACTCGTCTCTGCTGGCCGCCAACGGCCAAACTGCCGCCTCGACTCTTCATCGCGAGATAAATGACACCCATGACAAGGGCAATGCCTACAAAAGGCAGGATGTTCACCCCAATCATTCCGAGAAAAACAAATAACGCAATCACAAAGCCAAAGACGATTTCTCTCCAAGCTTTAAGCATTTGGCCACACCCCCACGGGCTCACCCTTCCTAGGAAGAATGATATATTTGCTCGCTTTGCCGTCGGTGATGGTAATATATACATTTCGATCATCCATCTCTGCAGATGCATGAACTTGTGGCTGATGTAACGACTTGCTCGTCTCTTCTAACACTTGCGGGACCTCTGTATATTGTTTGTTCTCCATGGCTTGCGCAACGCCGAACAGGGCATGCGACCACCAATCATCAAGCAGAGGAGACGAAGGATTGATGACGGTAATGTTCAGTTTCTTCTCGCCAAGCACTTTATTTCCAGACTGATATATATGTTGAACGATTTCTCGCAAATTCGCGCCGGGTTGAACTTGGATGGCAAGCTGAACATCATTACGCGTAATATTCGCTTTCGCCTCGGATACGGTCGATACTTCTTTGGCTACTTTCTCTACAGGACTTTGCACGGCAACATTCTGATAGAAGAACCAACCGCCGAATAGGACGGCCATCGATCCGACCAGTGTTAGAATTAATGGTTTAACACGTATTTTCAATGTAACGCCCTCCTTCATATCGTATATCACAGAGTATATCACAGAGTATACACGATTGAAGAATGTAATGTGTGGAAGACTTACCATCCTATCTAAAGACAAAGAAAGAGCCTGCCGTAATAGGCAAGCTCTTCGCGATCGACTGCATTACTTCGATTTTCTCAAGGTACGCGTCTCATTCGTATTCGCATGTTTAAAGATATTAATCAAGAGGCAAATCGCGCTTAGGATGATCAGGACGCCTCCACCACCGGTGATAGGTCCCCATGGCATATCTTCCTTCGTAAGCAATAACGTGACGAGAGACCCCATCATGATGATGATCCCAAGATTCATTAACCAGAAATGCCACTTGGCTAGTAGACTGCTCTCCGCTCTTGGGAACAATAGATAGATGATGCCGGATACCGCCATAGATAGCCAACCAATGAGATTTACATGCGCATGAACTCCTGTAAGCACATAATCTTTCGCCATTGACATATACAGTCCTAAGCCCATTGATAAGATAAAGTACAGCACCCCAATCTTCAAAAAACGAATGCCCATGGAACGTACCAACCCCTTCCGATCAATATCACATCATCGATCAGGAAAGTATATTGGTGAGATTCCTATTTTAGAATAAGTTTTTGAGGAGGGTAGGTTATCGATTCGGCAGCGTATAGGTTGTCAAATATCCGGCATCGGAGAAGCGATAAAAGTCGTAGTAATAATGGACTTTCTCATCTTCCGTTTTGGAAGCCTTGTAGAACACTTGCCACACATACTGCTGTTCCCATATTCCCGGTACAATCGTAATAATGTCTGCACCAGGCGATCGACTTAATACTTTGGCCTGTATCGCTTCCTTCGTCGATCCTTGCTTCAGCGGTTCCTTATGCACGGATGTTCCCTCTTGATTCACCCATACCACGACATTCTGATCTAGTTCGTCGATGCCATTCACGATGTAATAGACATCTTCCCATACGGATTTCTGCACACCGTTCACTTTCTTAAGCGCCGATTGCTCTTGTGCGGCCCGTGAAGCTCGATCTTCTGCAATCCACTCACCGCTCTGTACATTCCGATAATACAAATGCAGGCCGAGCATAATCAGTACTATGACCGATAAGATAATAACGATCCATCTTCTCTGCATCTCTAACTCCCTTAACGCGCCAGCAATCCATCGAAGCAAGCCTGTGCTTCACGCATAATTTTTTCTTCGTCGAGGGTTAGACATTCCCGATTCTTCACAACCTGCTTCCCATCTACCCATACATGCCAGACATCTTGCGCAGCACCCGAATAGATGACATGTGATATGAGATCTGTATGCGGTTTATAGTGAGGCTGATCGATATTGACTGCGATGAAATCGGCCTTCATTCCTTCACGTAACACACCCGTTACATGTTCTAATCCGATCGATTTCGCTCCATAGACTGTGCCAAGACGAAGAGCTTCTAATGCAGGTACGGCCGTCGGATCACCCGATACTCCTTTATGGATCAATGCAGCGAGACGCATTTCTTCGAACATATCGAGATTGTTGTTGCTCGCTGCGCCATCTGTACCAAGCGATACGGTTACCCCTGCTTTTAACAAATCTGTTACTCTCGCGACCCCACTCGCAAGCTTTAGGTTGCTACCAGGGTTATGCGATACACTTACATTATACCGAGCAAGGGTCTCAATTTCCTCATCATTCAAATGTACGGCATGCGCAACAAGCGTCGGACGCGTAAACACGCCAAGCTTCTCCAAATGCGCTACAGGGCGAAGACCGTATTCGTTCACGTTCTGCTGGACTTCTGCAGCTGTCTCCGACATATGCGTGTGCATAGGCAGGTCGAGATCATGCGCAGCTTGAACGAACTTCTCAATAAAGGCTGGAGGACACGTATAAGGCGCATGCGGCGACATCATGGTCGTAATTCTGCCATCTGCTTTCCCATGCCAATCTTTCGCGAATCGAACAGCCTCTGCAAGCTTCGCCTGTTGAACATCCTCAGGACATAGACCGATCGCACCACGCATCAGAACCGCACGAATGCCGGACTCGTCCGTTACTTTTGCAACTTGATCCATATGATCATACATATCTAGGAATGTCGTCGTACCGCCCTTTAACATTTCAAGGACAGATAACGATGTGCCCCAATAGACATCCGTGGACGTGAATTTCCCTTCCATCGGCCACATTTTCTCTTGAAGCCATACTTGCAGTGCAAGATCATCCCCGTGACCGCGAAGAAGAGACATCGCTGCATGACCATGTGTATTCATTAATCCAGGCAAGAACAAGAGCCCCTTGCCATCCATGACCTCTGCATCCTCAGGGATGACCAAATCCGCCGGAAGCTGCTCACCTACATAACGAATGTGATCTCCTTCGATCACCATAACCCCATGTATAACCGGTTTATCTTCGTTCATCACGGCAAAATAGCCGTTCTTAATGATCCATAGATTCTTCTTCATCTTCGTCCATATCCTTCCCATTATGCAAGTAGTACGCCAAGCTCAATAAATCTGTTGTAAAATCAGCCGTATGCACGCGCACATGCTGAGGTACTTTTAAGATGACCGGCGCGAAATTCAGAATTGCCTCGACCCCTGCATTGACGAATGCATTGGCTACATTTTGTGCTTCGAGCGCTGGAACCGTAATAATACCGATCCGAACATTATGTTCACGAACCGTTGCTTCCAAATCTTCCATCGGCTGTACCACAATATTGTTGATTTTGGTTCCGATTTTTGGTTGATAAGCATCAAAGACAGCTACAATTTTCATATTATCCTTAAGATATGTATTGTAGTTGCTTAATGCTTGCCCGAGATTACCGGCCCCGACAAGAGCGACATTAATCTGCTGATTCAGCTTTAGAATCTGACGGATTTTCTGAATGAGATAGGCAACATCATAGCCGATCCCTTTACGGCCGAACTCACCAAAATACGCTAAATCTTTACGGATTTGAGCTGGATTCAAATCCAGCTTCAATCCAAGATCTTGCGAAGAGACGGTCAGCACTTCACGCTGCTGCAATTCACTTAAATAACGTAAATAAATGGGAAGACGACGTACAACTGCTTCAGATATTTTCATTGTTTTCATGGATGACTCCCCTCTCTTCCTCGTCCGACAGCCATTCTTGCATGCGAGGCACGATCTGATCCAGGCGCATATGTTCCATCTTCGGCCCGGGTAAAGAATATAAGAAATACTTGCCATAATAAGATTCGATGACGCGGGTGTCATAAATAATGACGATGCCTCGGTCTTGCGCGGTGCGCACCAGTCGGCCAAATCCTTGCTTGAACCGGATCACCGCTTGCGGAACCGATAATTTCATAAATGGATTCTTCTTCTCCTTCTGCAGCAGTTCCGCTTTCGCTTCAATGAGCGGATGATTCGGCGGCTGGAACGGAAGCCTCACAATGGCGAGACAGGTTAGTGCATCGCCTGGGATGTCGACTCCTTCCCAGAAGCTGCTCGTACCAAGAAGAACGGAGGCGGATTGATCTTGAAACCGCCGGGTGAGCTTGCTGCGATTCCCGCTGTCGATCCCTTGTCCAATAACTTGGATTTGATGTGGGCTCAGCAGCTCTTTTAATGGGTCATACACTTGCTTCATCATCCGATAAGAAGTGAATAGGACGAGCATTCTGCCTTGTGTGGCGACAGCTGCATCAGACAGCGACTTCACTAAAGTCTGAATGAAGTGGGCGTCCGGATTCGAGCCTTTGAGCATCGGGAAATCCCGTGGGATGACGACTAACGCCTGCTTCCGATACTGGAATGGCGATGGAAGCACCATGCTCTGAAGTCGCCCTTGATCCTGCGCTTCCTGTAGACCTAACTGCTCAATCATATACTGAAACGATTTATCAACAGATAACGTCGCTGACGTGAGCACGATGCTCTTCTTGCTATCGAAGAAGTATTCCTTCAGCTGTGCGCTCACATCCGCTGGAACGGCGAATAATTGCAAGGATTTGCTGCGGAAATGACCGCTCGCTTCCATCCAGAATACAACATTGGGTTCCTTCATTTTCATGAAATAACGAATATCATCGCGAGCACGTGCCAAATCCTTCACGGTACCAGATAGGTCCGTCACAGCCGCTTGAATGCCGTAATCTTCTTGCACATCACGAAGATCTTGGAGCAATCGTTCTGATTTGCGGACAATTTCATTCAAGAGGGCATTCAGCTGGTCTTCCAGCATGGAGGCCGTATCCCAATCATTTGGCATTTTCTCCGTCTGCAGACGATAGACATATTGTCCCTGCTCTTGGTTCGCATCGCTTGTTCGCTGTGGCATCATACTGAACAGGATTTCCGTTAGTTTGTCCCACATCTCCTTCGCATCGACAAGCTGTGAGTATGAATCCTCGATGATCTCACAAGCCATCTGCGCTTTTTCGTCGGGAATGACATGAAGCCGATTCCGAAGCGTTGGCAATTGGCCATTCTTACTATCCTTAAGCAGACGCAGCAGAATATGAACAAGCCCGAAATACTTCACGTGCAGACCGAGATGTTTCCCGGCAACTTCCTCTAGATGATGCGCCTCATCGATAACCAGATGATCATAGGCAGGCAAGAATCGATGATCTACCTTAATATCTGTGAACAATAAGGAGTGGTTCGTAATAATCACGTCAGCAATATTCGCCTCGTGCCTAGCACGATGATAGAAGCATTTGCGGAACCAAGGGCATGCCCGGTTCAGACAGGAATCGGTGTCGCTTGCGACCGTATCCCAGAAGTCAGCGCCTTTATTGCCGAAGTGAAGCTCTTCATTATCCCCATGCTCCGTCTCCGCGAGCCAGACCAGCATCTGTGCTGCTGTAATAATATCTTCCTTAGGCGTGACGAAGTCCTTCGTATTTATTTTATGTTCAAATTTGCGCAAGCACAAATAATGACTGCGCCCCTTTAACACCGATACTTTAAAATCAACCGGCAGTATCGTCTTCAAAAGCGGCACATCCCGCTGTCTGATCTGCTCTTGCAGATTGATTGTATGTGTGCTGACGACGACTTTGTTCTCATTTTTGACACTGTAGTAAATCGATGGAATGAGATATCCTAAGGATTTACCCGTTCCTGTACCCGCTTCCAACAGAAGATGATGGTCATCCTCCAGCGCCGAATTTACTTCATGGAACATAATATTCTGCGCTTCACGCTGTTCGAATTGAGGAAGGAATTGTCGCAGACGATCAATCGAATCTGTACAGAACTGTTCAAAGGTCTGCCCTTCGAGTGGATTGGATAGCATCTCTTCCCGTGGTGGCGGAATTTCCGTCCAGTCTTCAATTTGAAGTGCGAACTGACGGAATGCACGTCCACTATCATCGGTAATCACCGGTCGCATCTCACGATCTGCCAGCAGTTCATGCATGAACCAGTTCAGATCGCTGTCATCCTGCGCGAACAGGTCTGCCAATCGTTGAACCGCAAGGAGCGGCAAATCATCCAGCTTCGCTAGACACTTGAGCAGTACATGTGCTGTGGCTAGTGCATCGCTATCCGCTTGATGCGGACGTTCATGCGGAATATCGAACCACGAGGTCACTGCACCTAGTTGATACGTCGTTAATGCCGGGAAACAAATCCGCAAGAAGTCGATCGTATCCAAGATGCGTCCTGTGAATGGCAAATACCCCGTCTGATCAAGTGCCTGCTGCAAGAAGTTAAAGTCGAATGCAACGTGATGCGCAACGAGCACAACATCACCGAGAAGAGGTACCATCTCCATCATCACATCGTCCAACGTTGGTGCATCAGCCACATCATCATTTGATATCCCGGTTAATTGGGTTATAAAAGGAGGGATATTCGTGCTTGGTTTCACAAGTGAAGTGAAAATGCGATCTATGGATAAATCATGATCTATAATAACAAGCCCAACCTGAATGATTTCATCGGTGGGCTGGTTTCCTGTTGTCTCAAAATCGAGAACTGCGAATTTCATCGTAATAAGGTCCCTTCGTTCCAATGATCTCTTAAGCATAACAGATCACCCGGAATTTTGGAATTAGCTATTAACTACAGGTGCAAAATGTCAGTTGTTCATCCATAATTTTCAAAGACTACATAAAGGAAGTTAATTCGCTGCCATACTGATAAGCACCTTCATACTCTGTGCTCTCGCATAGCTTCAAATTGGTGAGCGGTTCTTGAAATGTAGGATCCGCTTGGTGGGCAAATTGGAAATATTCTTGCGCCTTCTCGATATTCTGATTCTGCGCTTGAATACAGCCTAGAGCATTGTAAGAGATAGCCTTCAGCTTCTTGCTCTCGGTAAGGGGAATAATAAATTGAAAATGTCGATAAG
Proteins encoded:
- a CDS encoding 3-hydroxyacyl-CoA dehydrogenase family protein, which gives rise to MQFKKIGVIGGGTMGQGIAEMLAVRGLDVLLVEQSSEKLDYAYSMIELSLDKQLEKWGITMSEKKLILSRIHKVSHFAELGTCDMVIETISEDLEMKKQVFAELDAVCPGHIILASNTSTLSLTELASSTKYPSRVIGMHFIYPVAKVNLVEIIRGLKTSDDTFVQTKHFVEEVVSKKGIMVYESPGFVTSRIILTLINEALHVLQEGVATAEDIDDAMRIGYAFQHGPLEMADRFGLDSVLAAMERMFREFGDLKYRPSVQLKKMVRAGHLGVKSGEGFFKYDKDGDRV
- a CDS encoding 2-hydroxyacid dehydrogenase, yielding MKPSIYVAKKVPGEVAEYLEAHCEVRYWNGNEAITKEQLIEEIGDAEGVLLSGTPVTSEVIAAAPRLRVISNNAVGYNNLRLEPIIARGILATHTPHVLDETVADLAFALILAAGRRVTELHAWVREGRWKKGQEEELYGLDIHHATLGIIGMGRIGEAIARRARFGFEMNVQYYNRNRKPDVEEKLGVTYVGLDELLATSDYVLLMLPLTPETRGMIGAREFGLMKQTAVFVNVARGPIVDESALYDALAQRTIYAAGLDVYAQEPIDPAHPLLTLPNVVTLPHIGSATSATRMEMASLAARNLVHALQGKSDIALIPELRNV
- the asnS gene encoding asparagine--tRNA ligase produces the protein MAAQTVIRQVSQHVGQPVRIGCWVHNKRSSGKIQFLQLRDGTGYIQGVVVRSEVPEEVWDAAKSLTQESSLYVTGEIREEPRSQSGYEMTVTGIEVIHITENYPITPKEHGIDFLMDHRHLWLRAPKQRAILVIRSQIIKAIQDFFDNNGFTLVDPPILTPSSCEGTTNLFHTKYFDEDAYLTQSGQLYMEAAAMALGKVYSFGPTFRAEKSKTRRHLIEFWMIEPEMAFVDHEENLRVQESFIAYVVKSVLDNCRSELETIGRDISKLEKIVGPFPRITYDDAIKFLNETGHDIPWGEDFGAPHETAIAEKYETPVFITHYPTKIKAFYMKPDPSNPDVVLCADMIAPEGYGEIIGGSQRIDDPALLEERFTEHELSTEAYQWYLDLRKYGTVPHSGFGLGLERTVAWICGLDHVRETIPFPRMLYRLYP
- a CDS encoding DnaD domain-containing protein, with the protein product MSSEAWRAFAKGISLGMEVGSIHFPYALLRYYRRMKLSDTDMMLILQLTGFQQMEQNAFPTIEELQDRMGASPDTVIKAIQKLMRDQYLSIDEEVDPQTGIQYERYNLSGIYEKLGQLLSEDVKEERKQEQRNGRSQGSGTAFAAGESEESNLFIIFEREFGRPLSPMECETISGWLDQDQYPEELILLALKEAVFAGKVHFRYIDRILLEWMRNRVRTAEDARAYAQKFRGARGN
- a CDS encoding AAA family ATPase; this encodes MLKAWREIVFGFVIALFVFLGMIGVNILPFVGIALVMGVIYLAMKSRGGSLAVGGQQRRVGGSSKPSYLTFEQIGGQDRAKQELIEALDFLIKHEEIQKFGIRPLKGILLTGPPGTGKTLMAKAAAHYSNAVYVAASGSEFVEMYVGVGAGRIRDLFKKARDQAVKEKKENAIIFIDEIDVIGGKREGGQQKEYDQTLNQLLTEMDGIYSNGTPRILVIAATNRKEMLDSALLRPGRFDRHIRVDLPDKKGRLHILNIHAENKPMDNSVQLDTIAVQSFGFSGAQLESVMNEAAIYAMREKLEQIEQRHLTMAIDKVMLGEKTDREATNEERRRVAIHELGHAIMAEIVRPGSVAQVTVSPRGQALGYVRHNPLKDQYLHTKEFLESQIMIALGGAAAEEIFYGGRSTGSSNDFEQSLQIVETMMNAGLTNLGITNVQIVTQEERMKENERIMNELFERTRNELLSHKMVFETSLEFLISEEVVSGDQFRRIFCDNTQLPA
- a CDS encoding acetate/propionate family kinase; amino-acid sequence: MKILVINAGSSSVKYQLYDMTDESVLAKGLVERIGMDSSILNHEPTGGQEISEVSEILEHTTAIRKVIDKLVDPQVGVIKSVDEIDAVGHRVVHGGESFSQSSIVTPEAKSEIRRLFDLAPLHNPAHMSGIVAVEKNMPNVPQVVVFDTAFHQTMPEKAYLYAIPRVLYKKHKVRRYGFHGTSHDYVSAKAAEFLGRDIKDLKIITCHIGNGGSLTAVQGGISVDTSMGMTPLEGLMMGTRSGDLDPAVVPFVMNKEDLTVNEVNSMLNKHSGLLAISGVSSDMREIIDGMQKNEPNSTLAFEMYEYRIRKYIGAYAAAMNGVDVLVFTAGVGENASVLRERLLEQLTFLGIELDKEANLVRSKEPRFISTTNSRVKVLVVPTNEELMIARDTHRLVVESK